The window GGCAAAGAACGGTATAATTACCTGAACAAGAAGGAAGAGTTGGCCGAGTGGACCCCGAAGGTGAAGAAGATGGCGGACATCACCGACGCCGTGTACGTCTTCTTCAACAACTGCCACGCCGGCCAGGCCGTGCTCAACGCCCGCATGATGGAGGAGATCCTCGGCCTCGAGCGGGAGTAGATGGCTCCGGCACGGCGTGGGTGTACAGCATGCGCGATTCCCCGCGGCGGGTCTACGCCCGGCGCAGGGT is drawn from Candidatus Aminicenantes bacterium and contains these coding sequences:
- a CDS encoding DUF72 domain-containing protein, which gives rise to GKERYNYLNKKEELAEWTPKVKKMADITDAVYVFFNNCHAGQAVLNARMMEEILGLERE